The stretch of DNA CTTAATATTCTGCAGCTATTTTCAGAAGGCTGGCCTGCCTATGGTTTTAGGGTAAATTATGTTAAGGTTGAATATGAGCCTGTTGATAATGCCCCTGTTATTCCACCCTTTGTATATGATGTTACTGAAAAATATGGACAAAATTATGCATATTTAAGAAGCCCAGATTTATTTGAATGGTATTCTAATACACCAGTAGAGAAGATAGTTGATTTTGATGTTATAGATGGTGATACAATAGAAGAAATCTTTAAAGGATATCATCATCAAAGTTTTGAGTATGATTTTCAAATGTATCTATATTTAAGTGGGGATTATCCAAGTAGAGCTAAAATAGAAAGAAGTGGTAAGCTCTATATCGATTTAGATAATTAGGTGGTCAAGATTTTAAAATTTTGCACTTTATTTTCTTAAAGCTTTTAATATAAAATAGATTGCCCCACCAAAGGCAATAACAAGTGATATAATCATCATTATTAATGCAGATGTGTTCATTTTAGCCCTTTAAGTATTTCTTTATCATACCACTTAATTTTTGATATTAAAAATGACAAAATAAAAATTAATAATGCCGTTGACCAACCCAGATAGGTAAGAGCTTTTACGCTGTAACCACCATAGGGGATCCTTATATCTTTGTATATATTTAATGTTAAAATGCATAATAATATAATTGGGGTTACAAATTTAATTAAAATATTCCATATATTGTTGATTTTAAAATCAGAGATATTATTTGCATGATCTTTTAGTATGTTTAAATCAAAGAACCAGCTTAGAGCAGCAACCTCAACTAGGCCTGTACAAACAATACCGTAGTTGTTTACAAAGTGATCGACAATATCTAATATAAATAGACCACCCCCTGTTGCAAATAATATACTTACAATAAAGCCAAAAATGCAATAAATAAGTACAATTTCTTTTCTAGGTCTGTGTAATTTGTTTATAATAGAAGAGACAACAGCTTCAGTTATAGATATTTCAGAGGTAATTCCAGCTGATATAACAGTTAGAAAAAAGAGAGCACCTATTAATGAAGGCATAAAGGGCATTTGATTAATTGCCTTAGGTATTGTTGCAAATGCCAGAAACACTCCTTGTAAATTTTTTGGTACTTCTCCACCAGCATTGTATGTCATAAAACCAACAATTGAAAAGATTGCTATAGCAGAAATGAGTGCAAAACAAGCATCCATGAAACCAGTTATAAAGGCATTATTAATTATGTCTGATTTTTTTGGCAAATAACTTGAGTATGTTATCATAATTGCAAATGCCACTGATAGCGAAAAGAATACCTGACCATAGGCATCAACCCATGCACTAACATCTAAAATCTTTGAAAAATCGGGGGTAAAAAGAAAATTAAGGCCAATATATGAACCAGGTAAGAATATGCTCCTAAACATTATAATAATCATAGTTACAAAAAGTAGGGGCATTAAAAACTTATTGGCAACCTCGATCCCCTTTTTTATACCACTATTTAGGATAAAATAGGTTATAAGCCATACAATAAATATAGAAAACAAGACATTAATCCTTAGACTACCTAAAGTAAGTGGAGATTCAGTTATACCAAGAAAATCATGTAGAAAAAAATCAATAGTATTAACTCCCCACTGTAAATCAAAAGAGAATACGAAATAAGCAATAGCCCATGCAATAACTGCAGAATAATATATTGAAATTATTAAGCTGATGAGGACTTGCCACCAGCCCAACCATTCCAATTTTTTATTAATTCTAGCAAATGTTAAGGGTGCTGATCCTTTAAATTTATGGCCTAATGAAAACTCTAATATTAATATAGGGATGCCTGCTGTTAAGAGAGCGAAAAAATAGATGATTAAAAATACACCCCCACCATTTTCATAGGCAATATAGGGGAACCTCCAGATATTTCCCAAACCAACTGATGAACCAATAGCAGCAAGTAAAAAGCCATATCTAGACTTCCATTCATCAGTTTTCATAATATTTTTATAAATATCCATTTATAATATGTCAACATAATTTTTTGTTTATATTTAATTTATCAATAATATTTTATCTTGATTATTTTATCTTGACATTAATATTTAATTTTGTTATCAAAATACGACTGTAATAAGAGGTGATAATTATGGCAAATACACTTTCTGCTAAAAAAAGGCTTAGACAAAACCAAAAAAGAAGACTTAGAAATAGGCATTATAAAACTAGGCTTAAAACCTATATAAAGAAGTTTAATAAATTAGTTAGTGAAGAAAACAATCTAGAAAATATTCAAGATAAATTTAGAGAAACACAACAAGTAATAGATAAGACAATGTCAAAGGGTATAATTCATAAAAATAAGGCGGCAAGAGAAAAATCTAAACTAGCTAAAAAATTATCAGCAGTTTTAAATGAACAAAAATAAGAATGTAAACAAGCAATATAGTTATAAGTGATTATTTTTGTAATGGCTTGTTTTCAGATTTCCAGTATTTCCAACCTGGGTTTTTTTTCTTTAGTATTTCTGGTCCAAAATAGAAGAGTGAGCCTACAGTTGCTATTAATATTCCAAGTTTTAAGTAGTGTCTACCTGTTAACAACATGCAATCCCCACGGTTAATATAATCAAAGTCTTTAGGTGCGTACTTTAATATAAAACGCTTTTTCTTAATAGGTTCTAATTTTTTATGTGAGCCTGCATATAAACCTTTTAAGAAAAAGGGTGAGTCTTTTATTAGAGGTGTAAAATTAAATCTTTTTACATAGTGCCATGCTATTTTAGTTAATGTTTCCTTTGGTTTAAAGTTTGTTTCAAGAAGTAAAAACCTTTTATTATAGTATAATAACATAGTCTTAGGGTTACAACTTGTTCCAAAGCCAACTATCTGTTTTAGCTTAGGGCTTCTTGAATAACAATAAGTAACAATATATATAAATAAGAGGGTTAGCTTCTTAGACAATTTTCTGCCCTGGAAGGAAGGTTTAACCATTATCTCGTCAATTGCAAACATACCATAAATATCCTCGCTCCAAGCAGCACCTAACAAAAAAGCTATAATTTCATTTTTATATGTCATAAATATTAAAATATCTTCTTTACATAAATATTCAAAAAAATCTTCTTGGGGCTCCCATGTAGAATCTTCAACAGCTTTACATCCTAATACAATAGGGTGGTTTTTGGTAAACTTAATCTTTGTTAGATCAACTGCGTAATAGTTATATTTATTTTTTTTTAATAATAGGTGATCTTTTAAAACAGAGGGATCTATATTTAACATGCTTTCTTTTGAGTTGATTATTTTCTCCTCCATCATTAACCCTTTTATTTAATAAAATAAAATGTTATATGTAAAAACTCAAGCATAACAACAGTTATGCTAATTATTTATCTGCCTAAAATTGTATCAATTAATGAGGTTGAGTTGTTAAAAACTAGTCTTAACCACATTTGAAAGGTATATAAATTACTCCTGCTTGGTAGCTCACTTTTTCCAGAATATACATCATATGCATAATTTGAAGCATCCTTTGAAAAAGTTTTTAACACTTCTTCTGTGTCATAGTTAACTTCTCCATTTTTTATAGCCTGTTTTATTTCTCTGTCTGCCTCAATAAGTGTATCTTCTAAAGGGAATGTAAGTGAATCCTGTAAATCATATAATTTAATCTTATTTATTGTCATATCTCTTATAGATGGAAGAACTTCAAGATATCTAAAAACACCACCATTGTTTTCATATAATTCAAGCTCTTTATTTATTATCTCCACATTAAGGGGCGCTCCCCCCATTAGATTTGCGTTTACTGCTTCAGGTATATAATGTGCAGCTGGATAAATAGGCACATATACACCAGCAGAAGGCTCTCCAACATTAACCCACATTGTAGTATATTTTGGGTCTTCATTTGGGGTCACACCTTCTATTACGGTACTAAATCTAGTATAGGCCCTGCTTATACAAAATGTTGTATCAAAGTTTTCTAGGTCTTGTTCGTTATCCTCATCATTGCAAACATCCTTTGCGACTATTTGCATCATTGTTTTTGGTGTAAGCTCATCTTTGTTATAGTATTCAGTTAACAATTCTGCCCCTCTTTTTGTCCTTTTTTCGCTAGTGCTATCATAGATTTCATGTAAATCTATATGATTAGTTTTATTTGAAAAATTGACTATATTTGCATCGTGTTTTATAAATTCTACAGGTTCGCGCATATCGGCATAGGCCTCATAGTGGACTGCACCTCCATAAGCATCAATTACTACAAAGTTAGAACTGGTCACATAAAATTTATCTTCATGATTATGTGCATTAATCAATAGAGTTTCAAAGCATTCAACTGTTTTACAATTGCTAAGAGCTTTTTCCATAAGTGGGACATCAATACTTACTAGCTCTTTTACAAGTGAACCTGTATAGGCATTTGTATTTGCTATTGCAAAACCAGCTTCATTTACACCAGCTGAACATATAGTTGTTAAATCTGGGTACAATCTCTCCTCTATGCAGATGTAGCTACCCACTTCTGGATTATTAGCTTCGTGTCTTCTAACACCAAAGAAAACACCTGCTGGATCATCCCTATTCTTCCAAATTATAGGCTTGCCATCTTTTGCGGCAATTGATGAAACAACTGCAACATCACAACTATATGTGATAGAAAAAAAACTTGCAATTATAAAAACTAATATAGTTAGGTATCTTAACATTTATTACCCTCCTTTTATTTTAAATTAATATATTTATATTAATTTTTTTGGTCAACATATTTTTTAAGAGGTTGGCTACTTCGATCAATAAATAATATGCTAAATAGACCAAGTAACAACCTTGTTAAAAGTAGAAATGTTGTATAACAAATGGAAAATAGCAAAATATCCTCATATTGACCGAAAGATTTAAAAAAGAAAAGCATTGCAGCTTGTATAGTTCCAATTCCAGCAGGGGTTATTGGAAGGTTTCCTATAAAGAATATTGGAGGAACTAAGGCAGCAAGCCAAATAAATGGGATATGTATATGAAATAATGGTAAAGTAAAGTGAAAAAATATAATAAATGT from Deferribacterota bacterium encodes:
- a CDS encoding MetS family NSS transporter small subunit; the protein is MNTSALIMMIISLVIAFGGAIYFILKALRK
- a CDS encoding sodium-dependent transporter — encoded protein: MKTDEWKSRYGFLLAAIGSSVGLGNIWRFPYIAYENGGGVFLIIYFFALLTAGIPILILEFSLGHKFKGSAPLTFARINKKLEWLGWWQVLISLIISIYYSAVIAWAIAYFVFSFDLQWGVNTIDFFLHDFLGITESPLTLGSLRINVLFSIFIVWLITYFILNSGIKKGIEVANKFLMPLLFVTMIIIMFRSIFLPGSYIGLNFLFTPDFSKILDVSAWVDAYGQVFFSLSVAFAIMITYSSYLPKKSDIINNAFITGFMDACFALISAIAIFSIVGFMTYNAGGEVPKNLQGVFLAFATIPKAINQMPFMPSLIGALFFLTVISAGITSEISITEAVVSSIINKLHRPRKEIVLIYCIFGFIVSILFATGGGLFILDIVDHFVNNYGIVCTGLVEVAALSWFFDLNILKDHANNISDFKINNIWNILIKFVTPIILLCILTLNIYKDIRIPYGGYSVKALTYLGWSTALLIFILSFLISKIKWYDKEILKGLK
- the rpsT gene encoding 30S ribosomal protein S20, which gives rise to MANTLSAKKRLRQNQKRRLRNRHYKTRLKTYIKKFNKLVSEENNLENIQDKFRETQQVIDKTMSKGIIHKNKAAREKSKLAKKLSAVLNEQK